One genomic segment of Hippoglossus hippoglossus isolate fHipHip1 chromosome 22, fHipHip1.pri, whole genome shotgun sequence includes these proteins:
- the cdkn3 gene encoding cyclin-dependent kinase inhibitor 3, which produces MRTSEFDSSSEDEEIGEEQLTPFHVTWLPLSMVECSQFLGICALPGCKYKEIRRSLQRDVEELKNQGVQDVFVFCTRGELNKYRVPSLLDVYRQRGLTVHHTPFLDGDAPELQQCCQILEELQVGIENNRRTVIHCYGGLGRSGLIAACLLLQLSSTMTANKAIEILREHRGGGAIQTVKQYNFLHEFREKYTAYQESRQVSTERSVSR; this is translated from the exons ATGAGGACGAGTGAGTTTGACTCGTCGTCAGAAGACGAGGAGATCGGCGAGGAGCAGCTGACGCCCTTTCACGTCACCTG GTTACCTCTGTCCATGGTGGAGTGCTCTCAGTTTCTGGGGATATGTGCACTACCAG GTTGCAAATACAAAGAGATTCGCAGGAGTCTGCAAAGAGACGTCG AGGAGCTCAAGAACCAGGGCGTCCAGGacgtgtttgttttctgcaccAGAGGGGAACTCAACAAGTACCGGGTTCCCTCCCTGCTGGACGTCTACCGGCAGCGAGGCCTCACCGTGCACCACACGCCGTTCCTCGACGGAGACgctcctgagctgcagcagtgctGCCAGATCCTCGAGGAGCTGCAGGTCGGCATCGAGAACAACAGGAGGACGGTGATCCA CTGTTATGGAGGCCTGGGACGATCTGGATTAA TCGCcgcctgtctgctgctgcagctctcgtCGACGATGACGGCAAACAAAGCCATCGAGATCCTCAGGGAGcaccgaggaggaggagcgatACAAACTGTGAAG CAATACAACTTCCTGCACGAGTTCCGTGAGAAGTACACGGCGTACCAGGAGAGCAGACAGGTTTCCACAGAGCGCTCCGTGTCTCGGTGA